From a region of the Salinispira pacifica genome:
- a CDS encoding SpoIIE family protein phosphatase, translated as MRRKQNRFTSTDNGHPQSCISPRRAQLPLLVLFLLAVSSPAALFSQEVGNTRIYLEPPRQLLQDDVRVPELVSFDDRLYVFFQRVIGGEQGSLSVAYITSEDGMEWSDERVLRENIPLESDSIPPVYSVAVGEGEIAVAVTVSENDVELYHARRGRPLILEEEIISSNPVVNPVLRPRDDGFILFLSRRSQRLSQDAVIAAEVFNIVYSLRTSGRGWSDIRTLNTPENQRQIFNPAFLDTGDREYLVYEARNISAEFGAYNQLYSMVSRDNGESWSEPVNITDFVDFEDSTNSSIVYQNYTNQNPRLSLGEDGLPVLLYERNRLGLNARISISRLDRSGLVRVERNRRNVYISPENRASGAPRHILFRGEEYVLFYYDPLGQSRVYLARRDVPEWDTFELTSGFSGVFPRFAVHNGRLHILWLRRNLQEGGPGSLAYREPDQSVEPPIARPLNFQPAVPDNIQELAFDIQLPDDPAGIRSVSYLWTQDEDADPRDLQSVGLTENIILNANRHGTWNLFLSVRDGAGNSSDISRISYELDLVPPPKVEFPPLPLDDQGYLESNSISIPWLESQADDLAGYRLRLEYIADADAELENPEEVRQRVAENFSSRVSIFREENSLRLFNEDNGLWALAVRAVDRVGNSSEPAVALIRMNKYVPVTLLNLITLEENILGEKILEFQGRGYTANGRISRIVFDRNGSAPWDHELLLSDGDYRILSDRRISGISLRDVSSGEYQIGMFHEDRGWYFHSRNLALDATGAVKLGRYELTPPPEVSMTGEEVRRLSAMQISVILIIPLLILVIFISLFRMRSIIRDNRAIQQEVLALIEGSQSPSSRVLEEKVSTMQKQGMGLRAKFTIFMLILVIAVVAVVSLPLSTFILTNQQETLAQGLEDRIEVMIRSLSTGAAGVLDDSSALNIIRGLGDLTNQVSAMSEIEYVTITSRPNDLELDQDAREFIWATTDEYLFMSDTQREEYLNRISAEYQGDRYFSRDTEPRAENLIAGRLRIRDSVSEQIVDEVIPGFNESFEDPEIRQIVSDLRSLQEARSGASDEEFQQLLNQEEILLDRLSSELEQEAEILSEPSFSVQNYDLDSQYYTFFYPVYWIENDFSFQYQGTVRLGISTESINTRIQSTRRTILIQVGIFAAIAVAAGVAGALLLASITVNPIKQLVAGVERIRDTEKKSDLKGSPIVVKTRDELNFLSETINQMTAGLIKAEAANKSVMMGKDVQKMFITLDPNPHDAKTKATTRHEITDEVEFFGYYEGAKGVSGDYYYYQKIDDRKYAMIKCDVSGKDIEAALIMVTVATLFLQHFDSWQDKQLRERRIAHALKQKVQSGARLSQLATNINEIIYAREFKGKFAAFNMLTLDEKSGEITFCNAGDNIVHLYRRSQKKVVQIQLKQTPAAGAVSERVMGMPIEFPEETARLEKGDIMLLFTDGYEEARRYLRYEDWNVYKADDFAGEDGKKELEALEEEMKPFIMGQDEDGLGEAFSIPRIHDVVEAVMNRQMYRLTKFRNPAGDEDLLFDFSAMEPNLENLILALMSVEKVFRLVPIPGLTHEDRINVDKKIDEFLKKYFLQYSRYFNHPMETDENSLYQRFSHIKEDSQYDDLTILAVEKK; from the coding sequence ATGCGGCGGAAACAAAACAGATTTACCAGCACAGATAACGGGCATCCACAGAGTTGTATTTCTCCCCGCAGAGCGCAGCTTCCGCTGCTTGTGCTGTTTCTCCTGGCTGTATCATCCCCCGCCGCCCTGTTCTCCCAGGAAGTGGGAAATACCCGGATATATCTGGAGCCTCCACGGCAGCTGCTGCAGGATGATGTGCGGGTTCCCGAGCTTGTATCCTTCGATGACAGACTTTACGTGTTTTTTCAACGGGTGATCGGAGGTGAACAGGGCAGTCTCTCCGTAGCCTATATCACCAGTGAAGACGGAATGGAATGGTCGGATGAGCGGGTTCTCCGGGAGAATATCCCCCTTGAGAGTGATTCCATTCCTCCGGTGTATTCGGTCGCCGTGGGTGAAGGGGAGATTGCGGTTGCGGTCACCGTATCGGAAAACGATGTGGAACTCTACCATGCCCGACGGGGACGGCCGCTGATCCTTGAAGAAGAAATCATATCTTCCAATCCGGTGGTAAATCCCGTTCTCCGTCCAAGGGACGACGGTTTTATTCTCTTTCTTTCCCGCAGAAGCCAGCGTCTCTCCCAGGATGCAGTGATCGCCGCAGAAGTGTTCAATATTGTATACAGTCTGCGAACATCCGGCCGGGGATGGAGCGATATCCGAACCCTGAATACTCCGGAAAATCAGCGTCAGATTTTCAACCCGGCGTTTCTGGACACCGGGGACCGTGAATATCTGGTATATGAGGCCAGAAACATTTCTGCGGAATTCGGAGCGTACAATCAGCTGTACAGCATGGTGAGCCGGGATAACGGCGAGAGCTGGAGCGAACCGGTGAATATCACCGATTTCGTGGACTTCGAAGACAGTACCAACAGTTCAATCGTGTACCAGAACTACACAAATCAGAACCCCCGTCTTTCCCTTGGAGAGGACGGTCTGCCGGTCCTCCTCTACGAACGCAACCGGCTGGGACTGAATGCCCGGATCAGCATCTCCCGGCTTGACCGTTCCGGGCTGGTAAGGGTGGAGCGGAACCGCCGGAATGTGTATATCAGCCCGGAGAACCGGGCCTCGGGAGCTCCCCGGCACATTCTTTTCCGGGGTGAGGAATATGTGCTCTTTTACTACGATCCCTTGGGCCAAAGCCGCGTATATCTTGCCCGCAGGGATGTGCCCGAATGGGATACGTTCGAGCTCACCTCAGGGTTTTCCGGGGTGTTTCCCCGCTTTGCCGTGCACAACGGGCGTCTGCATATTTTGTGGCTTCGCAGAAATCTTCAGGAAGGAGGTCCTGGTTCCCTGGCGTACCGGGAACCCGACCAGTCGGTGGAGCCGCCCATTGCCCGGCCCCTGAATTTTCAGCCAGCTGTACCGGATAACATTCAGGAGCTCGCCTTCGATATTCAGCTTCCCGATGATCCGGCGGGTATCCGTTCCGTTTCCTATCTCTGGACTCAGGATGAGGATGCCGACCCCCGTGATCTTCAATCCGTCGGGCTCACCGAAAATATTATTCTCAACGCCAACCGTCACGGAACCTGGAATCTATTTCTCAGCGTCAGAGACGGCGCCGGCAACTCATCGGATATCAGCCGAATTTCCTATGAGCTGGATCTGGTGCCCCCTCCGAAGGTGGAGTTCCCCCCGCTGCCCCTGGATGACCAGGGATATCTGGAGTCCAACAGCATCAGCATCCCATGGCTTGAAAGCCAGGCCGACGACCTGGCAGGCTACCGGCTCAGGCTGGAATATATTGCTGATGCGGATGCGGAACTGGAAAATCCTGAAGAAGTGAGGCAGCGGGTGGCGGAAAACTTCTCCAGCAGGGTGTCCATCTTCCGGGAAGAAAACAGCCTGCGGCTGTTCAATGAAGATAACGGTCTGTGGGCCCTGGCGGTGCGGGCGGTTGACCGTGTGGGTAACAGCAGTGAACCCGCCGTGGCACTCATCCGGATGAATAAGTATGTTCCGGTAACCCTTCTGAACCTGATTACCCTGGAAGAAAACATTCTGGGAGAGAAGATTCTTGAATTCCAGGGCCGGGGTTACACCGCCAACGGCAGAATCTCCCGAATCGTGTTCGACAGGAACGGATCGGCCCCCTGGGATCATGAGCTCCTTCTATCCGACGGTGATTACCGGATCCTTTCGGACAGGCGGATCAGCGGCATATCCCTTCGGGATGTGAGCAGCGGCGAATATCAGATCGGAATGTTCCATGAAGACCGGGGCTGGTATTTCCATTCCAGAAATCTCGCTTTGGATGCCACCGGTGCGGTGAAGCTTGGACGTTACGAGCTCACTCCGCCTCCGGAAGTTTCCATGACCGGGGAGGAGGTACGCAGGCTTTCAGCCATGCAGATCTCTGTTATACTTATCATACCCCTGCTGATTTTGGTGATTTTCATAAGTCTGTTCCGGATGCGGTCGATAATACGTGATAACAGGGCAATTCAGCAGGAAGTGCTGGCCCTGATTGAGGGCAGTCAGAGCCCTTCATCCAGGGTTTTGGAGGAAAAAGTTTCTACTATGCAAAAGCAGGGCATGGGCTTGAGGGCCAAGTTCACCATATTTATGCTAATACTGGTTATCGCAGTGGTGGCAGTTGTGTCCCTTCCTCTGAGCACCTTTATTCTCACCAATCAGCAGGAAACTCTGGCCCAGGGACTGGAAGACCGGATTGAGGTGATGATCAGAAGCCTTTCCACCGGAGCGGCGGGAGTTCTGGATGATTCCAGTGCCCTGAATATTATCCGGGGATTGGGGGATCTGACGAACCAGGTCTCTGCCATGTCTGAAATCGAATATGTAACCATTACATCCAGACCCAATGATCTGGAGCTTGATCAGGACGCTCGGGAATTTATCTGGGCAACAACCGATGAATATCTTTTCATGAGTGACACCCAGCGGGAAGAATATCTGAACCGTATTTCCGCCGAGTATCAGGGTGACCGGTACTTCAGCCGAGACACAGAGCCCCGGGCTGAGAATCTCATAGCCGGCCGGCTTCGGATCAGGGATTCGGTGAGTGAACAGATCGTCGATGAGGTGATTCCCGGCTTCAATGAATCTTTTGAAGATCCGGAAATTCGCCAGATTGTCAGCGATTTACGGAGCCTTCAGGAGGCCCGTTCCGGGGCAAGTGATGAAGAGTTTCAACAGCTTCTGAACCAGGAAGAAATTCTTCTGGACAGACTCTCTTCGGAACTGGAGCAGGAAGCTGAAATCCTGAGCGAACCTTCATTCAGTGTGCAGAATTACGATCTGGATTCCCAGTATTACACCTTCTTTTATCCGGTGTACTGGATAGAAAACGATTTTTCCTTTCAGTATCAGGGCACCGTCAGGTTGGGAATATCCACTGAATCCATCAACACCCGGATCCAGAGCACCCGCCGAACCATTCTCATACAGGTGGGAATTTTCGCAGCCATAGCCGTTGCCGCAGGTGTTGCCGGGGCGCTTCTTCTGGCATCAATTACCGTAAACCCCATTAAACAGCTTGTTGCGGGAGTGGAAAGGATTCGGGATACCGAGAAAAAATCGGACCTCAAGGGTTCTCCCATTGTTGTCAAAACCCGCGACGAATTGAACTTCCTCTCTGAAACCATCAACCAGATGACCGCAGGCCTGATCAAAGCGGAGGCTGCCAACAAGTCGGTTATGATGGGGAAAGACGTTCAGAAGATGTTCATTACCCTGGATCCCAACCCCCACGATGCCAAAACCAAGGCAACCACCAGACATGAAATCACCGATGAGGTGGAGTTCTTCGGCTATTATGAAGGTGCAAAGGGTGTGTCCGGCGACTACTATTATTATCAGAAAATTGATGACCGGAAATATGCCATGATCAAGTGCGACGTTTCCGGAAAGGATATTGAGGCAGCCCTGATCATGGTTACCGTTGCAACCCTTTTTCTCCAGCATTTCGACAGCTGGCAGGACAAGCAGCTCAGGGAGCGGCGGATCGCCCATGCACTGAAGCAGAAGGTTCAAAGCGGAGCCCGGCTTTCCCAGCTGGCAACCAATATCAATGAGATCATTTACGCCCGTGAATTCAAGGGGAAATTCGCCGCCTTCAACATGCTTACCCTGGATGAGAAGAGCGGAGAGATCACCTTCTGCAACGCCGGCGATAATATTGTTCATCTCTACCGCCGGAGTCAGAAAAAGGTGGTGCAGATCCAGCTGAAACAGACGCCCGCAGCAGGTGCGGTGAGCGAACGGGTCATGGGGATGCCCATCGAATTTCCCGAAGAGACAGCCAGGCTGGAAAAGGGCGATATTATGCTGCTGTTCACCGACGGGTATGAGGAAGCCAGACGATACCTCCGCTATGAGGACTGGAACGTGTACAAGGCCGATGATTTCGCCGGTGAGGACGGGAAGAAGGAGCTGGAAGCGCTGGAAGAGGAAATGAAGCCCTTTATTATGGGACAGGATGAGGACGGTCTGGGAGAAGCTTTCAGCATTCCCCGGATTCATGACGTGGTGGAAGCGGTGATGAACCGCCAGATGTACCGTCTCACCAAATTCAGGAATCCTGCGGGGGATGAAGATCTCCTATTCGATTTCAGCGCAATGGAGCCGAATCTAGAAAATCTGATTCTTGCCCTTATGTCCGTGGAAAAGGTGTTCCGGCTGGTGCCAATACCGGGGCTCACCCATGAAGACCGCATAAATGTGGACAAAAAAATCGATGAGTTTCTGAAGAAGTATTTTCTCCAGTACAGCCGGTACTTCAATCATCCCATGGAAACCGATGAAAACAGTCTGTACCAGCGCTTCAGCCATATTAAAGAGGATTCCCAGTATGACGATTTGACAATTCTGGCAGTGGAAAAGAAGTGA
- a CDS encoding UPF0164 family protein, protein MYSCFTGFSAWSQEYQDYLSDIFDTFPGLQNPENTGLTTLPVLEISAGGEQRNLGNAYTAVARDVSFMEANAAASSILEFTELAFYHRNIISDVSLDSVFFTRRHNNFGYGFAGKFLHFEFTRMDSRGNQVAAANPSEMVFAANASYNFLDNFYSSGLALGVNLKLAHRNVPGQLYRGVLDPDEYNQNLFAFMGDIGLLSRFNFLKGYAARDKNFSVGATVLNLGPPVKGDALPTEAVAGISYRPLRFIMISSDINYMMNLVDFTKSEGLGFALGADFRFVDFFSIQTGLDWKGYNPSLSFGADVNLEPVSFQVNYTLDLSTSVNSVDNFSVAASVNFGDEGREALQNMVDELYIQALSALSNGEFRRVIELCDRIIDRETGLDPSFTPAYRTREVALTTLEREAEFRDFEQNRTEEDQNEADE, encoded by the coding sequence ATGTACAGCTGTTTCACCGGCTTTTCCGCATGGTCTCAGGAATACCAGGATTATCTGTCGGATATTTTTGACACATTTCCCGGCCTGCAGAATCCGGAAAACACCGGGCTCACCACCCTCCCCGTACTGGAAATCTCCGCCGGTGGTGAACAGCGAAACCTGGGGAACGCATACACGGCGGTGGCCAGGGATGTTTCATTTATGGAGGCGAATGCCGCCGCAAGTTCCATCCTTGAGTTCACAGAGCTGGCCTTTTATCACCGGAACATCATCAGCGACGTAAGCCTGGACTCGGTATTCTTCACCCGCCGGCACAACAACTTCGGCTACGGTTTTGCGGGAAAATTCCTTCATTTCGAGTTTACCAGGATGGACAGCCGGGGGAACCAGGTTGCCGCAGCCAATCCCAGCGAGATGGTGTTCGCCGCCAATGCCTCCTATAACTTCCTGGATAATTTTTACTCAAGCGGCCTGGCCCTGGGAGTGAACCTTAAACTGGCTCACCGGAATGTTCCCGGTCAATTATACCGCGGAGTTCTGGATCCCGATGAGTACAATCAGAATCTCTTTGCCTTCATGGGCGACATCGGCCTGCTCTCCCGGTTCAATTTTCTCAAGGGATATGCCGCCCGGGACAAGAACTTCTCCGTGGGCGCCACCGTACTCAATCTCGGCCCTCCGGTTAAGGGAGACGCCCTTCCCACCGAGGCTGTTGCAGGAATCTCCTACCGGCCCCTGCGGTTTATCATGATCAGCTCGGATATAAATTACATGATGAACCTGGTGGATTTCACCAAATCCGAGGGACTGGGTTTTGCCCTGGGTGCGGATTTCCGGTTCGTTGATTTTTTCTCCATTCAAACCGGTCTTGACTGGAAGGGGTACAACCCCTCGCTGAGTTTCGGAGCGGATGTTAATCTTGAACCGGTGAGCTTTCAGGTGAACTATACCCTGGATCTCAGCACTTCGGTAAACAGTGTGGATAATTTTTCCGTGGCAGCTTCAGTCAATTTCGGCGATGAAGGCAGGGAAGCGCTTCAGAACATGGTGGATGAATTATATATTCAGGCCCTCAGCGCATTAAGCAACGGGGAATTCCGCAGAGTAATTGAACTTTGCGACAGAATTATCGACCGGGAAACAGGACTTGATCCCAGTTTCACCCCCGCTTACCGCACCCGTGAAGTTGCCCTGACCACCCTGGAACGGGAGGCGGAGTTCAGGGACTTTGAACAGAATCGGACAGAGGAAGATCAGAACGAAGCAGACGAATAA
- a CDS encoding ankyrin repeat domain-containing protein has protein sequence MAEKSGDHILLGLIFLSSASEQGNALLKRLASEFSNIQGLEIGSNWEELDGGELAFQLRRYSHIVMILDERSPGSRWLSYLAGYAMGNRSVLLFYRESEKKFPHYLNTFPVYGDAPALMDALHEEVERHQIYCRVEEAREELIGRGFGLNDQVFVDAVADNRRDVVELFLTVGFSPDTCDSKDVALLNHAVRGGHDDIIVLLLENGADPNAVSGDRGNTPVMDAASTGQTELVRLLLAAGADPDVQSKSGQTGLMMAVGEGFAQISSLFIEAGCDLSVTDQLGMTAEKYARLFNSPEIVSLFE, from the coding sequence GTGGCCGAAAAGTCGGGTGATCACATACTGTTGGGTTTAATATTTCTAAGCAGCGCATCGGAACAGGGGAATGCCCTCTTGAAGCGACTGGCCTCGGAATTTTCGAACATTCAGGGGCTGGAGATAGGAAGCAACTGGGAGGAGCTGGACGGCGGCGAGCTTGCATTTCAGCTGCGCCGCTATTCCCATATTGTCATGATTCTCGATGAACGTTCTCCCGGATCCCGCTGGCTGAGTTATCTTGCCGGTTACGCCATGGGGAACCGGAGCGTGCTCCTGTTCTACCGTGAAAGTGAAAAGAAGTTTCCCCATTATCTGAATACATTTCCCGTATACGGAGACGCCCCTGCACTCATGGATGCTCTTCACGAGGAAGTGGAGCGTCACCAGATCTATTGCCGGGTTGAAGAGGCCAGGGAAGAGCTCATCGGCAGAGGCTTCGGTCTGAATGATCAGGTGTTTGTGGATGCGGTGGCGGATAACCGCCGGGATGTGGTGGAGCTTTTTCTCACCGTAGGATTTTCCCCGGACACCTGTGATTCGAAAGATGTTGCCCTTCTCAACCATGCGGTTCGGGGAGGCCATGATGATATTATTGTTCTGCTTCTGGAAAACGGAGCCGATCCCAATGCGGTGAGCGGTGACCGGGGGAATACTCCGGTAATGGATGCCGCATCCACCGGTCAGACCGAGCTGGTGCGTCTGCTTTTGGCCGCCGGCGCTGATCCGGATGTGCAGAGTAAAAGCGGCCAGACCGGACTCATGATGGCGGTGGGTGAGGGATTCGCTCAGATATCTTCCCTGTTCATCGAAGCCGGCTGCGATTTGAGTGTAACCGACCAGCTGGGAATGACCGCAGAAAAATATGCCCGCTTGTTTAATAGCCCGGAAATCGTTAGTTTATTTGAATAG
- a CDS encoding OB-fold nucleic acid binding domain-containing protein — translation MEFCNREVYIAGYLVSGKEVYTKHQKAMSFISFEDRFGLFETVFFPRAYERLAPLLDLAMAYIIQGDVKEDLGAVSIHITHLYPLNRRYVKSRYFSDSLYTEGAGGACSGRKVG, via the coding sequence ATGGAGTTCTGCAATCGGGAGGTGTATATCGCCGGGTATCTGGTGAGCGGAAAGGAGGTGTACACAAAGCATCAGAAGGCAATGTCGTTTATCAGTTTCGAAGACCGTTTCGGTCTGTTTGAGACGGTGTTTTTCCCCCGGGCGTATGAGCGCCTCGCCCCTTTGCTGGATCTTGCCATGGCATATATTATTCAGGGAGATGTGAAAGAGGATCTTGGTGCGGTGAGCATACATATCACTCATCTTTATCCTCTGAACCGCCGATATGTGAAGAGTAGATATTTTTCCGATTCCTTGTATACTGAAGGAGCTGGGGGAGCGTGTAGTGGCCGAAAAGTCGGGTGA
- a CDS encoding PHP domain-containing protein → MLMMRSYFSLLRGCKSPEDIAAIARSRGCKDAVICDWMNMYGALRFVAACRRAGIAPHVAVDISSDPAVPLPVLFHSRAGFALLNRLIIRNGGRQIPPPGSTPNQNPHPNTKHKPGGKTSAFPAPLENLAALLELAESPRELADLSIIIHPSRLEHLDKLLQGREQPASPVSPAAQAHPMPAGLPPVLPSVIPMPPAHSLSRASLGGLPANPAPLNIFPGMFPDVSPRELRSRAARRGMKAVSICWGSWQTPEERERIDLLRAIDLCTTKARLDESERTPLSQRLISREEAESRFAMFAAEREQSAAILGAGSADFLMPGRVIFPGFRGLNEDQAWRRLSGLCRRGALKRYGSPGPEVQERLDYELDIIRRKGFATYFLVVHDIVRQTPRTCGRGSAAASIVSYTLGITHVDPLEHNLFFERFLNMDREDPPDIDVDFPWDEREKTLSYVFRTYPGQSAMVADHVTFGPRSSIREPAKAMGVDDEEIGRFIRMWKLGQRDRLPQWLQREASAIRGIPRYMGTHPGGVVITPGPISSYVHTQISPLGWPVIAWEKDAAEDAGLIKIDILGNRSLGVLRDCISMVNRLHGRSLSWNNLKPLRDAETRQFIEGGNTLGVFYVESPATRQLLRKMRRGDYEHLVIASSIIRPAANRYINEFVERLHGKSWEPLVPEVKDVLGETRGIMVYQEDVSRVAISVSGFTPGEADTLRKVLSRKDRSLKLEDWRQSFVQGGLQRGISQEKMDLLWEMVLSFSGYSFCKPHSASYALVSYKLAWLKRRYPLEFFTAVINNGGGYYSRQTYVNAVRRLGHPVLLPHVNRSEILYSVEQTGESDHLTPRPGGHSNTAAPRALRTGLMQISGLSVNSMERIVSSRENSGPFRSFEDFQIRVPTDILQTRALIKSGALDGLEDGLTRPGMFWRLSLGMKRLRDLRHGGAGEELFQDMPVQGWGGRPGTTALPGRSGTRGRPWACLSPCIHLPFFSPVPKRSPAAGGFHPSSFPGS, encoded by the coding sequence ATGTTGATGATGCGAAGCTATTTTTCCCTTCTGCGGGGATGCAAAAGTCCGGAAGATATTGCCGCCATTGCCCGGTCCCGGGGCTGCAAAGATGCGGTGATCTGCGACTGGATGAACATGTACGGCGCACTGCGCTTTGTGGCGGCATGCAGACGGGCGGGAATTGCCCCCCACGTGGCGGTTGATATTTCCTCTGACCCCGCAGTACCCCTGCCGGTGCTGTTTCACAGCAGGGCGGGCTTTGCCCTGCTGAACCGGCTGATTATCCGAAACGGAGGGCGGCAGATCCCGCCCCCCGGCAGTACTCCAAACCAAAATCCGCACCCAAACACAAAGCACAAACCGGGCGGGAAAACCTCCGCCTTTCCCGCCCCCCTTGAGAACCTGGCCGCCCTGCTTGAACTGGCCGAATCTCCCCGGGAGCTTGCTGATCTGAGCATTATCATTCATCCATCCAGGCTGGAACATCTGGACAAACTGCTGCAGGGCCGGGAACAGCCGGCCTCTCCTGTCTCTCCGGCTGCACAGGCTCATCCGATGCCGGCGGGCCTTCCGCCGGTCCTTCCGTCGGTCATTCCGATGCCGCCGGCCCATTCGCTATCCCGGGCATCACTGGGGGGGCTGCCGGCGAACCCCGCCCCCCTGAACATTTTCCCGGGCATGTTCCCGGATGTTTCCCCCAGAGAGCTGCGCAGCCGGGCCGCCCGCCGGGGCATGAAGGCCGTGAGCATCTGCTGGGGGAGCTGGCAGACCCCCGAAGAGCGTGAGCGTATTGACCTTCTGCGGGCCATAGACCTGTGCACCACCAAAGCCAGGCTGGATGAGAGTGAGCGCACCCCTCTCTCCCAGCGCCTCATTTCCCGGGAGGAAGCGGAAAGCCGCTTCGCCATGTTCGCCGCCGAGAGGGAACAGAGCGCCGCGATTCTGGGTGCAGGTTCGGCGGATTTTCTCATGCCCGGACGGGTCATTTTTCCGGGTTTTCGGGGGCTGAACGAGGATCAGGCCTGGCGGCGGCTTTCCGGGCTCTGCCGCAGGGGGGCGCTGAAGCGCTACGGGAGCCCGGGGCCGGAGGTGCAGGAACGGCTGGACTATGAACTGGATATTATCCGGCGGAAGGGGTTCGCGACCTACTTCCTGGTGGTGCACGATATTGTCCGCCAGACCCCCCGAACCTGCGGGAGGGGAAGCGCTGCGGCCAGCATTGTGAGCTACACCCTGGGCATCACCCACGTGGATCCCCTGGAGCATAATCTCTTTTTTGAGCGGTTTTTGAACATGGACAGAGAGGATCCTCCGGATATCGACGTGGACTTCCCCTGGGATGAACGGGAGAAAACCCTTTCATATGTTTTCCGGACCTACCCCGGACAGTCCGCCATGGTGGCAGACCATGTGACCTTCGGTCCCCGTTCTTCCATACGGGAACCGGCCAAGGCAATGGGTGTGGACGATGAGGAGATCGGCCGGTTTATCCGGATGTGGAAGTTGGGGCAGCGGGACCGTCTTCCCCAATGGCTGCAGCGGGAGGCATCCGCCATCCGGGGCATTCCCCGCTATATGGGAACCCACCCCGGAGGGGTGGTGATCACCCCCGGGCCCATCAGCAGCTATGTGCACACCCAGATTTCCCCCCTGGGATGGCCGGTGATTGCCTGGGAGAAAGATGCCGCAGAAGATGCAGGGCTCATCAAGATCGATATTCTGGGCAACCGCAGTCTTGGTGTGCTCCGGGACTGTATCTCCATGGTGAACCGCCTCCACGGCCGGTCCCTGAGCTGGAATAATCTCAAGCCCCTGAGAGATGCCGAGACCCGGCAGTTTATTGAGGGAGGGAACACCCTGGGCGTCTTTTACGTGGAGAGTCCGGCCACCCGGCAGCTTTTGCGGAAGATGCGCCGGGGGGATTATGAACATCTGGTGATCGCAAGCTCCATTATCCGCCCGGCGGCAAACCGCTATATCAATGAATTCGTGGAGCGTCTTCACGGCAAGAGCTGGGAGCCCCTGGTTCCTGAGGTGAAGGATGTTCTTGGGGAGACCCGGGGAATCATGGTGTATCAGGAGGATGTGTCCCGGGTGGCCATTTCCGTCAGCGGGTTCACCCCAGGAGAGGCGGACACACTGCGGAAGGTTCTCAGCCGGAAAGACCGGAGTCTCAAGCTGGAAGACTGGCGGCAGAGCTTTGTTCAGGGAGGACTGCAGCGGGGCATATCCCAAGAGAAAATGGATCTGCTCTGGGAGATGGTGCTTTCGTTCAGCGGCTACTCTTTCTGCAAGCCCCATTCGGCCTCCTATGCCCTGGTATCCTATAAACTTGCCTGGCTGAAAAGGCGATATCCCCTGGAGTTTTTTACCGCAGTGATCAACAACGGGGGAGGCTACTACAGCCGCCAGACCTATGTGAACGCCGTTCGCCGTCTGGGGCATCCGGTGCTTCTTCCCCACGTCAACCGTTCGGAAATTCTCTACAGTGTGGAACAGACCGGGGAGTCGGATCATCTGACTCCCCGCCCCGGCGGACATTCGAACACGGCGGCGCCCAGGGCATTGAGGACCGGGCTCATGCAGATATCCGGACTTTCGGTGAACAGCATGGAGCGGATTGTATCCTCAAGGGAGAATTCCGGGCCCTTCAGGTCGTTTGAAGACTTCCAGATCCGGGTGCCCACGGATATTCTCCAGACCCGGGCGTTGATCAAAAGCGGCGCCCTGGACGGCCTGGAAGACGGGCTTACCCGGCCGGGAATGTTCTGGCGGCTGAGTTTGGGAATGAAGCGCCTGCGGGATCTTCGCCACGGCGGCGCAGGGGAGGAGCTCTTTCAGGATATGCCGGTGCAGGGGTGGGGGGGGAGGCCGGGGACTACGGCCCTGCCCGGAAGATCCGGGACGAGGGGGAGACCCTGGGCCTGTTTGTCACCATGCATCCACTTACCATTTTTCTCCCCCGTGCCGAAAAGATCGCCCGCCGCAGGGGGTTTTCACCCTTCATCGTTTCCCGGCAGCTGA